ATTATCAGGGTACGCCCGACCTCGAGGCTCGGTTTCGCCCGGAGGACGTGAGACCCGGCTGGGAGAAGGACACGGCGGTCGCCATTCCCGACGTGTTCAAAGATGGCGCGGCGGTCGAAATGGCGCCCCGCCACGTGCTCCGAAAGGCCGTGGCCGACTGGAACGCGCTTGGCTTCACCGTCCGAGTCGGTCTCGAGCTCGAGGCCTATCTGATGGAACGAGGTCCCGACGGCGCCTGGCGCCCGATCGACACACCCGGAGGCTACGTTTACGGAACCGGTACCGCCGTCGATCCCGGGGGTATCATCGATGACCTCATGGCGGTGTGCCGTGAGGTTGGCATCGGGCTCGAGTCGGTACACAGTGAGTACGACAACAGCCAGTTCGAGCTCACTCTGGAGTATTCCGATCCGCTCTCCGCGTGCGACGACGCGTTTCTCTTCAAAGTTCTCGCTCGCGAAGTGGCGGCCCGCCGGGGGTATCATTTGACGTTCATGGGGAAACCCATCTCCGATCGCGGTGGGAGCGGGACGCACGTCAATCTGAGCATCTGGAAAAACGACGAGAATGTTTTCGTCGATCCCGAAGCGGCCGACGGGCTGTCTTCGCTCGCAAGAAACGCGATCGGCGGGCTCATCGAGCACCATCGCGGCATCGCCGCCGTTTGCGCTCCCACGGTGAATGCCTACAAGCGGCTCCGGCCGGGGCAGATGGTG
This is a stretch of genomic DNA from Vicinamibacteria bacterium. It encodes these proteins:
- a CDS encoding glutamine synthetase family protein, translated to MSGEYQRIRLLWPDHLGLARGKYLTARATTSTGHCISLFALGFDRNMTPHDGAFYYQGTPDLEARFRPEDVRPGWEKDTAVAIPDVFKDGAAVEMAPRHVLRKAVADWNALGFTVRVGLELEAYLMERGPDGAWRPIDTPGGYVYGTGTAVDPGGIIDDLMAVCREVGIGLESVHSEYDNSQFELTLEYSDPLSACDDAFLFKVLAREVAARRGYHLTFMGKPISDRGGSGTHVNLSIWKNDENVFVDPEAADGLSSLARNAIGGLIEHHRGIAAVCAPTVNAYKRLRPGQMVGVWANWGYDHRGVAIRIPPARGAATRLEHRLSDGGVGPHIAAAAVLQAARLGVVNAIEPPPSETGDCWENVDTDRRAAASLSQALDDLESDASIVEALGKAFVDAFLVVKRAEWERYARHTTDWELDEYLHFL